One window from the genome of Pseudomonas fluorescens encodes:
- a CDS encoding phage tail protein I: protein MSDDTPRLSLLPINSSPLERALDLGFARLLERIDPPFPELMNPAATPLAFLPYLAADRGVSEWSSAAPAVEKRLTVELAWPTARQAGTRKALENAAKGLQLMPEVRAWYEQTPPGPPYSFSVRAFTEQPYSEAIDARLDRRLAGAKSERDTLTVSVGLRAFGRHVIGAATLCGELTTVYPVVIEGLEASGQAFMAAGLYSVETSTIYPQGS from the coding sequence ATGAGTGACGACACACCACGCCTGAGCCTGCTGCCGATCAACAGTTCGCCACTGGAACGGGCGCTGGATCTCGGTTTCGCCCGGCTGCTCGAACGCATCGATCCGCCGTTTCCCGAGCTGATGAACCCGGCGGCCACGCCCTTGGCGTTCCTGCCATATCTCGCAGCAGACCGCGGCGTCAGTGAATGGAGTTCCGCGGCGCCCGCAGTTGAAAAGCGCCTGACCGTTGAACTCGCCTGGCCCACCGCCCGGCAGGCCGGGACGCGAAAGGCGCTGGAAAATGCCGCCAAGGGTTTGCAGCTGATGCCTGAAGTGCGCGCCTGGTATGAGCAAACGCCACCGGGCCCGCCCTACAGTTTTTCCGTCAGGGCGTTTACCGAGCAGCCCTACAGCGAAGCTATCGATGCCCGTCTCGACCGTCGCCTGGCCGGTGCCAAGAGCGAGCGCGACACCTTGACGGTGTCTGTCGGTTTGAGGGCCTTCGGCAGGCATGTCATCGGTGCCGCGACGCTGTGCGGCGAACTGACCACGGTTTATCCGGTTGTCATCGAAGGGCTTGAAGCCTCGGGCCAGGCCTTCATGGCCGCCGGGCTCTACAGCGTCGAAACCTCCACTATTTATCCACAGGGGTCCTAA
- a CDS encoding phage tail protein has protein sequence MADYYTLLTDAGIAYETACKAAGTPIKLSQISVGDGGGAEYNPAATATALKREVWRGPLNALFQDENNPSWLLAEVTIPSDVGGWYVREAGLWTDTGILYAIVKYPESFKPVLATSGSGKEFYIRSIFETSNAELVTLLIDDTVVKATRAWVAGYVADELAKLDRKQSVRVATTANIALSGAQAIDGVAVIAGNRVLVKSQTLAKDNGIYVVANGAWVRAKDADASVDVTSGLIVSVEEGATLANTIWQLITDGTIVLGTTALTFQNITQGFAPLNSPVLVNPTANTPPLFDNTKSIATTEYVMRASGNYRGFTSLTSATTLTAAAVGTLVSVIGTFTLTLPTANALPSGGSIHFRNIGGGIVTVACVGADLINAGNFNQPNSIALQPGTTLVLSSNGVTAWWAEGSAQLQFSKVFGDTPAQFDSSKLLATTEFVKRMGVEWSSLTSVSANTVLGNSSAGGIVTASASTAINVTLPPTAPVGPGAMIMVLSGGAGAVTLLASNGEQITNSSGSAIALVLGQGDFAILTRLTGEWRLVGGTAALKFSNAFAAIFGNTANQVLPSGWIFKIGHASTDVATGTVPVTFPVAFPTACMYVGAIYSGATSATNPSVCQSGIPTRTGFTGYITNVAGNNSAVTVGGYNWLAIGY, from the coding sequence ATGGCCGACTACTACACCCTGCTCACCGATGCGGGGATCGCCTACGAAACCGCCTGCAAGGCGGCGGGCACACCCATCAAGCTGTCGCAGATTTCCGTTGGTGACGGCGGCGGCGCGGAATACAACCCGGCCGCGACGGCGACGGCACTCAAGCGCGAAGTCTGGCGTGGGCCGCTCAATGCGCTGTTCCAGGATGAAAACAACCCGAGCTGGTTGCTGGCCGAGGTCACCATCCCGTCCGATGTGGGCGGCTGGTATGTGCGTGAGGCCGGGCTCTGGACCGATACCGGCATCCTCTATGCGATTGTCAAATATCCGGAGTCGTTCAAACCGGTGTTGGCGACGTCTGGTTCGGGCAAAGAGTTCTACATTCGGTCGATTTTCGAGACCAGCAATGCCGAGCTGGTGACGTTGCTGATCGACGACACGGTGGTCAAGGCGACGCGGGCCTGGGTGGCCGGCTATGTGGCCGACGAACTCGCCAAACTCGACAGGAAGCAGTCGGTGCGGGTGGCGACAACGGCCAACATTGCCTTGAGTGGCGCGCAAGCCATCGATGGTGTTGCGGTGATCGCCGGGAATCGGGTCCTGGTCAAGTCCCAGACCTTGGCGAAAGACAACGGTATCTACGTGGTTGCGAACGGCGCTTGGGTTCGGGCAAAGGATGCCGATGCGAGCGTCGACGTGACTTCGGGGTTGATTGTCTCGGTGGAGGAGGGCGCGACGCTTGCCAACACGATCTGGCAGTTGATTACCGACGGTACGATTGTACTGGGCACTACGGCGTTGACGTTTCAGAACATCACTCAAGGATTTGCGCCGCTCAATTCGCCGGTGCTGGTTAATCCGACGGCAAATACGCCGCCGCTATTCGACAACACGAAGTCGATCGCGACGACTGAATACGTTATGCGTGCCAGCGGTAACTATCGCGGCTTTACCAGCTTGACGTCGGCCACCACATTGACAGCAGCAGCGGTCGGCACTCTAGTTTCGGTGATCGGGACGTTCACGCTTACCTTGCCGACGGCCAACGCCCTACCATCGGGTGGTTCGATCCACTTCCGGAACATTGGCGGCGGCATTGTCACCGTGGCCTGTGTGGGGGCTGATCTAATCAACGCCGGGAACTTCAATCAGCCCAACAGTATTGCATTGCAGCCGGGTACCACCTTGGTGTTGAGCAGTAATGGTGTGACTGCCTGGTGGGCGGAAGGATCTGCACAGTTGCAGTTTTCCAAGGTGTTTGGTGACACCCCGGCGCAATTCGATAGCAGTAAGTTGCTGGCAACTACTGAGTTTGTGAAGAGAATGGGGGTCGAGTGGTCGAGCCTCACCTCGGTCAGCGCCAACACCGTTCTGGGGAATTCAAGCGCTGGCGGCATCGTTACTGCGTCAGCGTCGACGGCGATCAACGTTACTTTGCCGCCCACCGCGCCAGTAGGGCCAGGAGCCATGATCATGGTTCTGAGTGGCGGGGCAGGTGCTGTCACGCTGCTGGCTTCGAATGGCGAGCAGATTACTAATTCGAGCGGAAGCGCAATAGCACTTGTTTTGGGACAGGGTGATTTTGCGATATTGACCAGACTAACCGGCGAGTGGCGATTGGTCGGCGGTACCGCTGCGTTGAAGTTCTCCAATGCATTTGCCGCAATTTTTGGAAATACCGCCAATCAGGTATTACCAAGCGGCTGGATATTCAAAATCGGACACGCTTCAACGGATGTCGCGACAGGAACAGTGCCGGTAACGTTTCCTGTCGCATTCCCTACAGCCTGTATGTACGTAGGGGCGATCTATTCCGGGGCTACTTCCGCGACGAATCCATCCGTTTGTCAATCCGGGATACCGACCCGTACAGGTTTTACGGGCTACATCACTAATGTGGCTGGCAATAACTCTGCTGTCACTGTGGGTGGTTACAACTGGCTAGCCATCGGCTACTGA
- a CDS encoding DUF6124 family protein, giving the protein MPKNTPNPPDDHVSRNTKKLDDAATRALDYYLKPKADKETCDTPDTLFIIAPDIDAECLLANLSETLASANAMVSDLAFDLEGSRRHIALGVQQMIELGQLLANRALDVVEVR; this is encoded by the coding sequence ATGCCGAAGAACACTCCAAATCCCCCAGACGATCACGTCTCCCGCAACACCAAGAAACTCGATGACGCGGCCACCCGCGCCCTGGACTATTACCTCAAGCCGAAAGCCGACAAAGAAACCTGCGACACACCCGATACCCTTTTCATCATCGCCCCCGACATCGACGCCGAATGCCTGCTCGCCAACCTCAGCGAAACCCTGGCCTCGGCCAATGCGATGGTCAGTGATCTGGCGTTCGACCTGGAGGGCTCACGACGACATATCGCGTTGGGGGTCCAGCAGATGATTGAGCTGGGCCAATTGCTGGCGAATCGGGCGTTGGATGTGGTTGAAGTGAGGTAG
- a CDS encoding phage holin family protein, which yields MTNEQQALLDMPIWLVIVLALVGGVSGEMWRADKEGARGWPLLRRVVLRSGACVVCGVSATMLLYALGMSIWSACALGCLTAMAGADVAIGLYERWVAKRIGVCEVPPRDLPPDQQ from the coding sequence ATGACAAACGAGCAACAAGCGTTGCTGGACATGCCGATCTGGCTGGTCATCGTGCTCGCCCTGGTGGGCGGGGTGTCCGGCGAGATGTGGCGCGCTGACAAGGAGGGCGCCCGTGGCTGGCCGTTGCTGCGCCGCGTGGTGCTGCGCTCTGGTGCCTGCGTGGTCTGCGGGGTTTCGGCAACCATGCTGTTGTATGCCCTCGGCATGTCGATCTGGAGCGCCTGCGCCCTGGGTTGCCTGACCGCCATGGCCGGTGCCGATGTGGCGATCGGTCTTTACGAGCGCTGGGTCGCCAAGCGGATTGGCGTATGCGAAGTGCCACCGCGGGACCTGCCGCCCGACCAGCAGTGA
- a CDS encoding phage major tail tube protein yields the protein MFTNRVRQAIAATLQGLPLSATVEEFTPPKIEFEMEEMRGGRFIGEEMAKAGKALTAKLTLQGLGPEVMLALGVSVGDDILLNVREAGQDQDGNTWFTYHTVGGKLKSLEETTLKMNEKPKTILDLSCRTYNRLENGVPVIDIDVRTQKFVLNGVDILGDARRAVLLP from the coding sequence ATGTTTACCAACCGCGTAAGACAGGCCATCGCGGCCACCCTGCAGGGCCTGCCGTTGTCGGCGACCGTGGAAGAGTTCACCCCGCCGAAGATCGAATTCGAGATGGAAGAGATGCGTGGCGGCCGTTTCATTGGCGAGGAGATGGCCAAGGCCGGCAAAGCGCTGACGGCCAAGCTGACGCTGCAAGGCCTCGGTCCGGAAGTCATGCTGGCGCTGGGCGTGAGTGTGGGCGACGACATTCTGCTGAATGTGCGTGAAGCCGGCCAGGATCAGGACGGCAACACCTGGTTCACCTACCACACGGTGGGCGGCAAGTTGAAGTCCCTTGAGGAAACGACGCTGAAAATGAACGAGAAGCCCAAGACCATCCTTGATCTGTCCTGCCGCACCTACAACCGCCTGGAAAACGGCGTCCCGGTGATCGACATCGACGTGCGCACCCAGAAGTTCGTGCTCAACGGCGTCGACATCCTCGGCGATGCTCGCCGTGCGGTGTTGTTGCCGTAA
- a CDS encoding Com family DNA-binding transcriptional regulator: MLKDFRCGHCKRLLARVGENTELQIKCSRCGTLNHVKAVEPRVNAGERTACGIDPALRTQ; this comes from the coding sequence ATGCTGAAGGATTTCAGATGCGGTCACTGCAAACGACTTCTGGCCCGCGTGGGCGAGAACACCGAACTCCAGATCAAATGTTCCCGGTGTGGGACGTTGAATCATGTGAAGGCCGTTGAGCCTCGAGTGAACGCCGGCGAGCGAACAGCGTGCGGAATAGACCCTGCACTCCGTACTCAATGA
- the fdxA gene encoding ferredoxin FdxA, translating to MTFVVTDNCIKCKYTDCVEVCPVDCFYEGPNFLVIHPDECIDCALCEPECPANAIFSEDEVPAGMENFIELNAELADIWPNITEKKDALPDAEEWDGKTGKIADLER from the coding sequence ATGACCTTCGTCGTCACCGACAACTGCATCAAGTGCAAGTACACCGATTGTGTAGAAGTCTGTCCGGTGGACTGCTTCTACGAAGGCCCGAACTTCCTGGTCATTCACCCGGACGAGTGCATCGACTGCGCCCTGTGTGAACCGGAATGCCCGGCGAACGCCATCTTTTCGGAAGACGAAGTGCCGGCCGGCATGGAGAACTTCATCGAGCTGAACGCCGAACTGGCGGACATCTGGCCGAACATCACCGAGAAGAAAGACGCTCTGCCCGACGCCGAAGAGTGGGATGGCAAGACTGGCAAGATCGCAGACCTGGAACGCTGA
- a CDS encoding phage baseplate assembly protein V — protein MFDGLLRMHLGPIIERLAQMETELEDLHRRAESFCRIGVCQEVDAASNTCKVSHGGLLTPAIRFFNPSAGAQSESRIPSVGEQCLLLNHGGGESGGQAVALFGLNGGQFPPVSTQASLTRRLYQDGTENGYDHASHVLHWQNGPAAFSGSREALQLSIGPSRLAMTAEAIELQVGAVGIRLDASGVHLSGPVVDHQGRVISTA, from the coding sequence ATGTTCGATGGGCTGTTACGGATGCATCTGGGGCCGATCATCGAGCGTCTGGCACAGATGGAAACCGAGCTGGAAGACCTGCATCGACGTGCGGAGAGTTTCTGCCGCATCGGCGTTTGCCAGGAAGTCGATGCGGCCAGCAACACCTGCAAGGTCAGCCATGGTGGGTTGCTGACACCGGCGATCCGCTTTTTCAATCCGAGCGCCGGCGCCCAGAGCGAGTCGCGGATTCCGTCCGTGGGCGAGCAATGCCTGTTACTGAACCATGGCGGCGGCGAGAGCGGTGGGCAGGCGGTGGCGTTGTTCGGCCTCAACGGCGGTCAGTTCCCGCCCGTCTCGACCCAGGCCTCGCTGACGCGTCGTCTCTATCAGGACGGTACGGAAAACGGCTACGACCACGCCAGCCATGTCCTGCACTGGCAAAACGGCCCGGCGGCGTTCAGCGGTTCCCGTGAAGCCCTCCAACTGAGCATCGGCCCGTCGCGGTTGGCGATGACAGCCGAGGCCATCGAATTGCAAGTCGGCGCCGTCGGCATTCGGCTCGACGCTTCCGGTGTGCACCTGAGCGGCCCGGTGGTGGATCACCAGGGGCGCGTCATCAGTACCGCATAA
- the mutS gene encoding DNA mismatch repair protein MutS has product MNDLSSHTPMMQQYWRLKNQHPDQLMFYRMGDFYEIFYEDAKKAAKLLDITLTARGQSAGMAIPMCGIPYHAAEGYLAKLVKLGESVVICEQVGDPATSKGPVERQVVRIITPGTVSDEALLDERRDNLIAAVLGDERLFGLAVLDITSGNFSVLEIKGWENLLAELERVNPVELLIPDDWPKDLPAEKRRGVRRRAPWDFERDSALKSLCQQFSTQDLKGFGCENLTLAIGAAGCLLAYAKETQRTALPHLRSLRHERLDDTVVLDGASRRNLELDTNLAGGRDNTLQSVVDRCQTAMGSRLLTRWLNRPLRDLTVLLARQSSITCLLDRYRFEQLQPQLKEIGDIERILARIGLRNARPRDLARLRDALGALPELQVAMTDLEAPHLQQLARTTSTYPELAALLEKAIIDNPPAVIRDGGVLKTGYDAELDELQALSENAGQFLIDLEAREKARTGLANLKVGYNRIHGYFIELPSKQAEQAPADYVRRQTLKGAERFITPELKAFEDKALSAKSRALAREKMLYEALLEDLISQLPPLQDTAGALAELDVLSNLAERALNLDLNCPRFVSEPCMRISQGRHPVVEQVLTTPFVANDLSLDDNTRMLVITGPNMGGKSTYMRQTALIVLLAHIGSFVPAASCELSLVDRIFTRIGSSDDLAGGRSTFMVEMSETANILHNATERSLVLMDEVGRGTSTFDGLSLAWAAAERLAHLRAYTLFATHYFELTVLPESQPLVANVHLNATEHNERIVFLHHVLPGPASQSYGLAVAQLAGVPSEVISRAREHLSRLETTSLPHEAPRLTKGKPAAPQQSDLFASLPHPVLDELAKLDLDDLSPRRALDLLYTLKTRI; this is encoded by the coding sequence GTGAACGACCTGTCCTCCCACACGCCCATGATGCAGCAATACTGGCGCCTGAAGAACCAGCACCCCGACCAGCTGATGTTCTACCGCATGGGCGACTTCTACGAGATCTTCTACGAGGACGCGAAGAAGGCCGCCAAGCTGTTGGACATCACCCTGACGGCGCGTGGGCAATCGGCGGGGATGGCGATTCCGATGTGTGGGATTCCTTACCACGCGGCGGAAGGTTACCTGGCGAAGCTGGTCAAGCTCGGCGAATCCGTTGTGATCTGCGAGCAAGTCGGCGACCCGGCCACCAGCAAGGGCCCCGTGGAACGCCAAGTCGTGCGGATCATCACCCCGGGTACGGTCAGTGACGAGGCCTTGCTGGATGAACGCCGGGACAACCTGATCGCCGCGGTGCTGGGGGATGAACGCCTGTTCGGCCTGGCGGTGCTGGACATCACCAGCGGCAATTTCTCGGTGCTGGAAATCAAGGGCTGGGAAAACCTGCTGGCGGAGCTGGAGCGGGTCAATCCGGTGGAGCTGTTGATCCCGGACGACTGGCCCAAAGACCTGCCGGCAGAAAAACGCCGTGGCGTGCGTCGTCGGGCGCCGTGGGATTTCGAGCGTGATTCGGCGCTGAAAAGTCTCTGCCAGCAGTTTTCCACCCAGGACCTCAAGGGTTTCGGTTGCGAGAACCTGACCCTGGCCATCGGCGCGGCCGGTTGCCTGCTGGCCTACGCCAAGGAAACCCAGCGCACCGCCCTGCCCCACTTGCGCAGCCTGCGTCACGAACGCCTGGATGACACCGTGGTGCTGGACGGTGCGAGCCGCCGCAACCTGGAACTGGACACCAACCTGGCCGGCGGGCGCGACAACACGTTGCAATCGGTGGTCGATCGCTGCCAGACCGCCATGGGTAGCCGCCTGCTGACCCGCTGGTTGAATCGGCCGCTGCGGGACCTGACTGTGCTGCTGGCGCGTCAATCCTCCATTACCTGCCTGCTGGATCGCTATCGCTTCGAGCAGTTGCAACCGCAGCTCAAGGAAATCGGTGACATCGAGCGAATCCTCGCCCGTATCGGCCTGCGCAACGCCCGTCCCCGTGACCTGGCGCGCCTGCGCGATGCCCTCGGCGCCTTGCCCGAGCTGCAAGTGGCGATGACCGACCTCGAAGCGCCGCACCTGCAACAACTGGCGCGCACCACCAGCACCTACCCGGAACTGGCCGCGCTGCTGGAAAAAGCCATTATCGACAACCCACCGGCGGTGATCCGCGACGGTGGCGTGCTGAAAACCGGCTACGACGCCGAACTCGACGAGTTGCAAGCGCTGAGCGAAAACGCCGGTCAGTTCCTGATCGACCTCGAAGCCCGGGAAAAAGCCCGCACCGGCCTGGCTAACCTCAAGGTCGGCTACAACCGCATCCACGGCTACTTCATCGAGCTGCCGAGCAAGCAGGCCGAGCAAGCCCCCGCCGATTATGTTCGCCGCCAGACCCTCAAGGGCGCCGAGCGTTTCATCACCCCGGAACTCAAGGCGTTCGAAGACAAGGCGCTGTCCGCCAAGAGCCGCGCCCTGGCCCGGGAAAAGATGCTCTACGAAGCATTGCTCGAGGACCTGATCAGCCAATTGCCCCCCTTGCAGGACACCGCCGGCGCCTTGGCGGAACTGGACGTGCTGAGCAACCTGGCCGAACGTGCGCTGAACCTGGACCTGAATTGCCCGCGCTTCGTCAGCGAGCCGTGCATGCGCATCAGCCAGGGTCGTCACCCGGTGGTCGAGCAGGTCCTGACCACGCCGTTCGTGGCCAACGACCTGAGCCTGGACGACAACACCCGCATGCTGGTGATCACCGGTCCGAACATGGGCGGTAAATCGACCTACATGCGCCAGACCGCGTTGATCGTGCTGCTGGCCCACATCGGCAGTTTCGTCCCGGCGGCCAGTTGCGAATTGTCCCTGGTGGACCGGATTTTCACCCGGATCGGTTCCAGCGACGACCTGGCCGGTGGGCGTTCGACCTTCATGGTAGAGATGAGCGAAACCGCGAATATCCTGCACAACGCCACCGAACGCAGCCTGGTGCTGATGGACGAAGTCGGACGTGGCACCAGTACCTTTGACGGCTTGTCCCTGGCCTGGGCAGCAGCCGAACGCCTCGCGCACCTGCGGGCCTACACGTTGTTCGCCACTCACTACTTCGAACTCACCGTATTGCCGGAAAGCCAGCCGCTGGTGGCCAACGTGCACCTCAACGCCACCGAGCACAACGAGCGTATCGTGTTCCTGCACCATGTGCTGCCCGGCCCGGCCAGCCAGAGCTACGGCCTGGCAGTGGCGCAATTGGCCGGCGTGCCGAGCGAAGTGATCAGTCGGGCCCGTGAGCACCTGAGCCGCCTGGAAACCACCAGCCTGCCCCACGAAGCGCCACGCCTGACCAAGGGCAAACCGGCCGCACCGCAGCAAAGCGATCTGTTCGCCAGCCTGCCACATCCGGTGCTCGACGAGCTGGCCAAACTCGATCTGGACGACCTGAGCCCACGCCGGGCGCTCGATTTACTCTATACATTGAAGACACGGATCTAA
- a CDS encoding baseplate J/gp47 family protein: MSMLIPGQNQLAEPAIVTVDAFEDLLAEFKTFVVEYVAARSPASAAKLVDSLENESELLTLALEAFCVRLQTHERKYNARIKQMLAWWATGTNLDARLADMGLERQLLDPGDPAAFPPIPPVYESDDDARLRYYLAPHAPAAGSRMQYRREIFTLGERPVVKVESASAGVVTVTYTFDPDGRAAQVKDGNARRTAPGQVTVTVLSREGDGTPSETLLDGVRQHFARPDVRPETDLVIVQGAQIKPYKIRVVAKINAGPDSGLTQVAAEQQLREYAEACHRLEGRVDPSWIDYTLHSAGAVQLQILEPLQPIVTTAFQAPYCTGVEVEVDTL; the protein is encoded by the coding sequence ATGAGCATGTTGATACCCGGCCAGAACCAGTTGGCTGAACCGGCCATCGTCACCGTCGACGCGTTCGAGGATTTGCTCGCGGAGTTCAAGACCTTCGTGGTCGAGTACGTCGCCGCACGCTCTCCCGCCAGCGCGGCGAAGCTGGTGGACAGCCTCGAAAACGAAAGCGAACTGCTGACCCTGGCCCTGGAGGCGTTCTGTGTCCGGCTGCAAACCCACGAACGCAAATACAACGCTCGCATCAAGCAGATGCTGGCGTGGTGGGCCACCGGAACCAACCTCGATGCCCGCCTTGCGGACATGGGCTTGGAGCGGCAGTTGCTAGACCCGGGCGACCCGGCGGCCTTCCCGCCCATCCCCCCGGTCTACGAGAGCGACGATGACGCTCGGTTGCGTTATTACCTGGCGCCCCACGCCCCGGCAGCCGGCTCGCGCATGCAGTATCGGCGGGAGATTTTTACCTTGGGGGAGCGGCCCGTCGTGAAGGTGGAAAGCGCCTCGGCCGGTGTGGTGACAGTCACCTACACCTTCGACCCGGACGGTCGTGCGGCGCAGGTCAAGGACGGTAACGCACGCCGGACGGCGCCGGGCCAGGTCACGGTCACGGTGTTGTCCCGTGAGGGTGATGGGACGCCATCCGAAACGCTGCTCGACGGTGTTCGCCAGCATTTCGCTCGGCCTGATGTGCGACCGGAAACGGACCTCGTTATTGTCCAGGGCGCGCAGATCAAACCCTACAAAATCCGCGTCGTGGCGAAGATCAATGCCGGCCCGGATTCGGGCTTGACCCAGGTTGCCGCCGAACAGCAATTGCGGGAATACGCTGAGGCGTGTCATCGATTGGAAGGTCGAGTGGACCCGAGCTGGATCGACTACACGCTGCACAGTGCCGGCGCGGTTCAGCTCCAGATTCTCGAACCGCTCCAGCCGATCGTGACGACGGCTTTTCAAGCCCCGTATTGCACAGGCGTCGAGGTCGAGGTGGACACGTTATGA
- a CDS encoding phage tail assembly chaperone: protein MYAKWIEEDGRFAFELIDNGGIEISDEDHAALFEPRQGGKIIGRGPDGFPQLQDPSLPTLAELSLVERAWRNRQLSLTDGMVTRHRDELEDGTETTLSVEQYAELQAYRRILRNWPEAGEFPLKEHRPLAPSWLAEQSQ from the coding sequence ATGTACGCAAAATGGATTGAAGAAGACGGTCGATTTGCCTTCGAGCTAATTGATAACGGGGGCATTGAGATATCTGATGAGGATCATGCGGCGCTCTTTGAGCCGCGACAGGGGGGGAAGATCATCGGCAGGGGGCCTGATGGTTTTCCACAATTGCAAGACCCGTCATTGCCGACGCTAGCAGAGCTATCGCTCGTTGAGCGTGCATGGCGGAATAGGCAGCTTTCACTTACTGATGGGATGGTAACGCGTCATCGAGATGAGCTGGAAGATGGGACCGAAACCACGCTTTCGGTTGAGCAATACGCTGAGCTGCAAGCGTATCGCCGGATTCTACGTAATTGGCCTGAGGCCGGGGAGTTCCCGCTGAAGGAGCATCGTCCGCTCGCACCGTCTTGGCTAGCCGAGCAATCCCAGTAA
- a CDS encoding LexA family transcriptional regulator has protein sequence MQKRNVSTVLRALLDQHGISPTELHRRTGVPQSTLSRILSGKIVDPSDKHISKIAEYFAVSTDQLRGRADVVPAGNVRRDEPHSELKDISLWDDETPVEEDEVSVPFLREVELAAGSGRFVIEESERSSLRFGKRSLRHNGVQFDQAKCVTVRGNSMLPVLRDGATVGVNAGKCGIGDIVDGDLYAINHNGQLRVKQLYRLPTGIRLRSFNRDEHPDEDYTFQEMQDEQIVILGHVFWWGMYAR, from the coding sequence ATGCAAAAACGCAACGTTTCTACCGTATTAAGAGCATTGCTCGATCAGCACGGGATCTCCCCCACGGAGCTTCACCGGCGTACCGGCGTGCCTCAGTCCACCCTCTCGCGGATCCTCAGCGGCAAGATCGTCGATCCTTCGGATAAACACATCTCGAAGATCGCCGAATATTTTGCCGTGAGCACCGACCAGTTGCGCGGGCGCGCAGACGTTGTGCCCGCCGGCAATGTTCGCCGCGATGAGCCGCATTCCGAACTCAAGGACATAAGCCTGTGGGACGACGAAACACCCGTCGAAGAAGACGAAGTGTCGGTCCCTTTTCTGCGCGAGGTTGAATTGGCTGCTGGATCAGGAAGATTCGTCATCGAGGAAAGCGAGCGCTCCAGCCTGCGCTTCGGCAAGCGCAGCCTGCGCCATAACGGCGTGCAGTTCGACCAGGCCAAGTGCGTGACGGTGCGCGGCAACAGCATGTTGCCGGTGCTGCGCGACGGTGCCACGGTCGGGGTGAACGCAGGCAAATGCGGGATCGGCGACATCGTCGACGGTGACCTCTACGCCATCAATCACAACGGCCAACTGCGGGTGAAGCAGCTTTATCGCCTGCCCACCGGCATCCGCCTGCGCAGCTTCAATCGCGACGAACATCCGGATGAGGACTACACGTTCCAGGAAATGCAGGACGAGCAAATCGTCATCCTCGGTCACGTCTTCTGGTGGGGCATGTACGCCCGTTAA